The DNA window CAATCATGACTTCCTCAATAAGTTTGCAACTTCCAAGCTTCACTAGTTCTGGGTGGTCAAAGGTAGATGCAATTTCACCACCTATgaacaaaaatatacattaattAAATGCGTAACAGgtctaaaatttgttttctaacaAGCAGTAATGAACAGAAAACACAATGTTTAAGTTGACTGCTTACTATACACCAAGCACTCTGAAGCAATTCATACAAACTAATTATTTAATCTACACAACAACCCTAATAAGACAGGCTTCATTTATCACCCCATTTAGAAGTGGTaaactgaggcaaagaaatgTTTAGTTTCTTATCCAAGGTTACATAGTTTGAACAAATATGAAGCTGAAATTCAAATACAAGCAATCTGGCTTCAGACCTATATGGACACACTGTGTAATAATACCACCTCAATTGAGATTCTGACATTTACCTTTAAGCCTGAATTTAAATTCAGATTCTCTTCTGAATTCAATATAGAAGACCAGTACTCTTATGATCCAATATCCCAAAACAAAACGTGAAAATACTTGACTAATCTTATTATATCAACAGATGTACTGACACTAGGAACTGCTTAAAATAGTGAGCACTTGGGCCTAGAAAAAAGGGGAAATGTATACTGAGGATTTCCCAGAGCAAACTTAAGGAGAAGTCAAAAAACTaaattcaggcttccctggtggcgcaatggttgagagtctgcctgccgatgcaggggacacgggttcgtgccctggtccgggaagatcctacatgccacggagcggctaggcccgtgagccatggccgctgggcctgcgcgtccagagcctgtgctctgcaaagggagaggccacaagtgagaggcccgcgtaccacaaaaaaaaaaaaaaaaaaaaaacttatttcattttattccttaggtattatttttattcctattttcccTCCATCTTCCATGCTATAAACACTTCCTTTCCTGGTTCTTAATTAAGCAAAAGTTAGGTTtcaattttaaaatccttttctcagacttccctggcagtccagtggttaagactctgcaattccactgcagggggtatgggttcaatccctgatcgggtaACTTATGCCACGCGGCttggccaaaaaatatataaataaaattaaatcctttTCTCTAGTTCATTACTCTCTCTTTTAATAGATTCCCTCAATCATCAACCAACCCCTTTCCCTACACCTTACTGATAAATCTGCTGAATAACTGatgctttatttctattttacaattaatttataaaaggGACTCTGGTCTTCCCAACTCCACTAATTTATACTCATATCTGTATAGTTGAAGCTCTTCTTACTTGTGGTTGGCAAATTCCTGAGACTGCATTGTATCTAGATGTGAGACACGATAGGTGTTCGGGACATCATATCCCCCAAATGAGACCAATTTGGCTTATGAGAATTTTCACTTATCCTACACTCATTCATGTGCATCTGCTTACAAAATATTTCTAGACATTTGCAAGAAGCAATTTCACACATCTTGACAACAGATGTTACTAAGGATGGGAGCCACCATGGAGTCTACTTCACAGCCATACAGTTTGGTGTGCTTGGTGCAGTTAATTTTCTCCTGAGTGTATGTGGCAATTTCATGTTATCAAGTCCTTATGATATCAACTTATCCCATGAATGTGCTGTATCATTCACAGTTCTTATGTCATGTCTTTAATTCTGTTGCATTAAGGGAAGAATTAAGTAAACATGAGCATCATAAGTTTTATTACCTTAAGCATCAAGTatgtaataactttttttttttttttttttgcggtacgtgggcctctcacttttgtggcctctcccgttgcggagcacaggctccagacgcgcaggctcagcggccatggctcacagtcccagctgctccgcggcatgtgggatcttcccggaccggggcatgaacccgtgtcccctgcatcggcaggcggaccctcaaccactgcgccaccagggaagcccctgtaataacttttaaatcaGGTAAACCCATTTCCAATTAATGAAAGTAAAATGTCTCTTTTTAGGTCAGAACACTATGCttctcaaattattaaaaatggctTAAGAAGTTATTTTGAAATGAGACCAATCCTACCATCTACTTAgtataatttaatttcttctaaTACACAGAGCAGTTCTGAACTGAATCTGATGTTCCTAGTGGCTTTACATCTAAAACCCCACTCTCCTTAATTCTCACTGCCAGATAGCAAGCCAACTTTCCAgcctattcattcattttcaagcGCCTGAAAGTTAGAGGATAAAGACTGTTATACTTAGTTTTCAAGGGCTGTTTAGAGGTTACTTTAAAAACCATTACTAGAACAAATTTAAGTGAACAACTGCACTCTGTGTCTCTTTGATGTAGACATACCTGTAGACACACTTTCTAGTCTATACTGGGATTATAAAACTCATATACCTCTACTGAAGGATACTGGAGTAAACTACTTTTCATCATACGTTGCTGGAATGTTCCACACTTACTCAACGTTTATtactttcataaatttaaaaaaattaacagaagtaATGCTTAAGTATTTGACCCACTGTCTGGCATATAGTTAAATGTTCAATAAAGGTTACTATTCCAACTGCACTATCACACAGGGCACAAAGCATTCAACTACTCACTTAGcactaaaattaaatgaataaactagGTAAGACTTAAGACTCcttttcttgggacttccctggtggttcagtggttaagaatccgcctttcaacacaggggacgtgggctcgttccgtggttggggaactaagatcccacatgctgcagaccAACTAAACTGCACTCCATTAATgaagagaagcccgcgtgccacaacaaagatccagcatactgcaactaagacccgacacagccaaaagaaacaaaaaacaaaaaaaagactcctTTTTTTAAGCTTCAGTTTATTTAGACTACGTTTAGAACAGTGGTCCTGTGGGTTTGtgagaaaagacagtatctttaaaacaacacaggggctaccctggtggcacagtggttgagagtccgcctgccgatgcaggggacacgggttcgtgccccggtccaggaagattccacatgtcacagagtggctgggcccatgagccatggccgctgggcctgcgcatctggagactgtgctccgcaaagggagaggccacaacagtgagaggcccgcggaccgaaaaaaaaaaaaagggaaaaataaacctaCACCTATGGTGAAGCTGGCATTTAACttggtatattaaaaataatgtaaagatATCAAAAAGTATGTCAGATTTCAGATTCTAGGATCCTTAAGGGAATCTCTTTGTCCTCTTAGCAATGAGTTAAATACACTAACACTCAGTAAGTCCAAGAGTAATTATTATGTTAGAAATTAATGCCTTTTTCCCATACCTGTGACAAGAGCGAGGCGTTCCACACCTGCAAAATCTGCATGCTCAATAGCCATAACACCAGCAGCACCAAAGAGCTGTTCAggataattataaattaattgcctataaataaaatataaaaaaatattgttcAAAGTGGCTACTTCACAAGATAAAATACATTAGactaaaagacatgaaaatatttttacctcaccagtaatcaaagaaatgcaaattagaacaagATAACATTTCTTACTTATTATTGTATAATACTTTATAAATTATACTAGTGCATCCATGTTAGTACTGAAAATGggtattgttttatatattgccATTGACAGTATAAAATGAACCAATAATTCTGAAAAGCAATTTAGCAGTAGTGCATCAAAACCTGTATCtatgggctcccctggtggcgcagtggttaagaatccgcctgccaatgcaggggacacgggttcaagccctggtccaggacgatccgacatgccgcagaacaactaagcccatgtgccacaactggtgagcctgtgctctagagcccacaagccacaactactgaagcccgcacacctagagcctgtgctccacaacaagagaagccaccacaatgagaagcccgcgcgcagcaacaagacccaacgcagccaaaaataaataaattaaaaaaataaatttagtaaaaaacCAAGACAAAACTCTTATCTATGTTTATATGCTTTGATTCTACTCCTGAGAATCTACAGCAAGAAAATTCAGGTATTAATTAAATGAAGATATATGTAAGAATTTTTATGTAGAAAACTTTCCAATGCCTGTGAAGAGAGTGTTTGTGTAAATCTCAACTTACCAATTAtgaaaaatttgtaattttaagtaaaatatatatactgttaGGTTAAAAAAAGCATGTTATAAAAGTTTATACCATATGATCACAACTAAATGAAGAATTGaaacaacatacacacacaccacgaATCAACTTAATAAAAGAATTTCTGGGAGAATTCTGTTCCTTCTTTATACTTTCAAACCTCCCAAAATGAGCAAGTGTTACTCATACAACAGGAGTAAAAAGGACATCTGTTTAAAAgtttgtaacttaaaaaaagccgaagaaaaaaatttcataacTAGTATAAAGCACGGCTAAGCAAAATGTGCCTTATCAGAATCATAGATCTCATAGAAGTTTAGAAactagctttttttctttaatttatttattttatttatttttggctgtgttgggtcttgttgctgcacgcaggctttctctagttgcggcgagcagcggctactcttcattgcggtgcacaggcttctcattgtggtggcttcttttgttgcggagcacgggctctaggcgcatgggctcagtagttgtgggtcatgggctctagagcacaggctcagtagttgtgccacacgggcttagctggtccgccgcatgtgggatcttcccagaccagggctcgaacccttgttccctgcattggcaggcggattcccaaccactgtaccaccagggaagtccctagtaaCTAACTTCTAAAAGCCCACATACATTTggcttaaaacaattattttccatCAAATGGTAAATCTCCCTCAAAGTTAACTACTGCCTTTTCACTGAAATGCCCTGTTTCTCTTGGTATTTTTCTCCATTCAAAATAATCCATAAAAACCTTAGATACTGAATATTAAGAATACATGGGGAAggtttatacatattttcttcaCACAAATTGAAGATAAGCACTAAAACTCTTAATACTTTTTACCTCTTCATCCTTGTTTTATTCCTATGCTACCATTAGCTTTTTCCTACTTCAAACCCCCATCATTTAATGTGGAATTAAATCTCTCTTCCAAATACAGGTATACTACAGCCCAAACTAATAATGTAACTGCCAAACCAGAAAACTGTTATTGTTGAcacaaaaaagtttaataaagtaTATTAACATACATTTTCACGAAAATCATTGTAAGGCAAATGCCTTGCtgtacaattttatttacatttggaaaaaaacacTTCCTAAATAACTAAATTCAATATAAAAGAATTTTCCTAAATCTTTGCAGAAAACAATCCTTTCTTGGATTATTATAAATACTGTTAGCACAAGCATACACAGACCTGTTAATAAAGCAATTTATCCCATGCTTAAGAATACGTTcaactttctccttcattttttccttttctgcatgTTCAATTTCGGCAACTTTTGCTGTAGAATCAACTCTTACCCGGGAACCAAATATCTAagacaaaggaaatcataaaaaatagTGTCACCTTCCTTACTCGCAAGTTTCATAgcatatttaaactttttaatgtaaatacaCCAAAAactatgtgtgcatgtgtgtatgcatgtgtacaatataaacatatttatatatataaaatcagaagCTAAGAAACTATATAAGAATAAATGTACATTCAAATGTATATAAACGCTGTAAGGGTTTTCATTAGTGCAACTGATTACCAGCCCAAGTTTACAGCAGCTAGCAATCAGAATTCCAAGAAATGTAGTTTAACGTACCTTAATTTTGTCTGTATCCATACCAGTATTTGCAATAAGAATTTTAGCATTTTCAATTCGCTTTGGTTGATTTACTCCAATTTTTTTATCCAACAGAAAGCCTACAATATAAGGATAGTattgtattaaatatttcaagGCTGTGTTAATAAATCTTTTAAGGTAATCTGCTGTATCAAACTACTCTTTTAGAAATGCTATACAGCCCTTACATATAAATTCAATCAAGAATATTTTCAGAATTGTTACTCCTGTGAAACAGAGACAAACAACATGCATTTTTGCAGACTCCAAATCACTAACTGGTAGAGCAGAAACTGTAAAGCACAATTTAccccattttttccttctctgtagaaTAGAATGCCTACGCTTTCTACCGTTTGTGAATACACTGTGAAGATGCTTTGAAAAATCCACACTCTAAGAACAAAACATACTATTATTAAGGAAATTGCAGCTGCTAACTCATTTATCACTCTTCAAGAACACCAGAAACTATATTCTCAACACCTGCCAACTAATTGGTATGACCTATCCAAACCCTTCCTAGAGAATACATGTAATCCTGGAAAAAGTGCCATTTGACAATAGCTGacttctagtaaaaaaaaaaaacaactactcagagcttccctagtggcgcagtggttgagagtccgcctgccgatgcagggaacacgggttcgtgccccggtccgagaagatcccacatgccgtggagcagctaggcccgtgagccatggccactgagcccgcgcgtccggagcctatgctccgcaacgggagaggccacaacagtgagaggcccgtgtaccacaaaaacaaaacaaaacaaaaaacaaaacaaaaaaacaaagccaactACTTCTATTTATTAGAGACTAACTTACTTCATGGTATAAAGTAAAACCTAGAGGTTATCAAAAGAAATGCTGGGATAGTTTGAGAAGATCAAGCACACTGTCAATGTATTAATGAATTAAGATGACAAAAATGGTTGCAATATGATTTGTGTCCTTAAAGACAAGTTTTCTGGCTTTGCAAAGTGTCACTAGTCCTGACTAACTAAAAGTGGATTCACTCAGTACTTAGCTTTCAACAACTGGTCAAGGCTTCCTTTCCCGTATTCAATATGTACATACCTTCATCTAAATAGGAATCTACCATACTTCCTCCTAGCTTCTTGATGACATGAATTGCCTCCAGATTACCAGAGCCTTTCAGTCTGAGAACGGCTTCCACAGCTAACTTAGTAAAGTGGTCTTTGTGATGAGTAAGAAGTTTTGAGGATAATGTTGTTCCTGCAATGTTCATTAAATCTTGACGGAATTTAACTTCGTCAGAactaaaaaggcaaaacaaaacaaaaaacgaacaaaaaaactCAGGCTGGTTCTTAAAATGCTTCTCTGAAGTTATCAACcctgttttacttttcaaaatttatcCAGATACTTTTTTGTCAATAGACTTTCACCTCAACCAGTCAGGGCTCTAAGtcccatgaaaaaaattaaaccttatCAGTAatcaagaaatacaaattaaaggaTACTATTTTCCCCACCAAGCTGGCAAACTACCGAAAGAGaaacacaagcaaacaaaaatttcaaGAACATGGGAAACGAGGCATTGTTATACAGCTAGTGGGACtgtaaattaatgaattttttctaGAGCACTACTTGTAAGGTAAATAAAATTgcctttaaatacataaatatcttTGGACACAGCAATTATACTTACTTTCTAAAGTAACAAGTCTGTCACAACACTATAAAGCTAAAAACTGTCCAAACACAAATCTCCAATTATAGATAGGTGAATTATAGCAGTCACAAAATCAAATGCATACCTCTACTAAAACTAATATTACAGAGAACACTGACACCTCGAAACTTTTCTAGTTATTCAACTAGGTTAAAGAGGCCAAAAAACCCTCTATACAATGATTATACGTGCAAAAAAAACCCTGGAAACCCAAACTTTAACTTTAGTTACTACCTCTGGGGGGTAAGGTGgggtttttctgggttttattgaGGCAGGATGAGCCAATAGAATCATGTTTGTGTATGCTTTTCACTGCTCTCTAGACTTCCTGCATTGACTATttcaaaaagaacatttaaacatTAAATGTTTGAAACAGTAGTGTTTTGGTATACCGACCCATGATCGACTGCGGAATTCAACAGAGCCTGTCTTGCCGCCTTTGTGGCTTCTCTCCAACCCGCAATAATGGTCTGTGGATGAATCTTTTTTGCAATTAAAGATTCTGCTTCCTATTAATAAACAGTGGAAGACAACAAGCATGAATACTAAATCTGTAGTAAGAAGTTGATTACTTCTGATACTCAAAACCACAgtagcaaaaaaaccccaataagaCGAAGTTGAAGTTGCTCAGATATTCTTACCCTTAGTAATTCTGCTGCTAAAACAGTAACAGAGGTAGTGCCATCACCAACTTCATCGTCTTGAACCCTTGACAtatctagggggaaaaaaaagctagTTATTAACTCACTTACATTTGATTCTGCTTTATAAATTACTTCTTGGTAGCTTACCTAATTCTCCAAATATATCCACTACCAATCTAAACTTCACTTATCTAGGTTTCCTCACCTGACAAATTCTTTGAACTTTTCAGCCCGAAATACAGTAGTTTTACCATCAGTAAGTACATGGCACTCCAgaagactgtattttaaaaaaaattttactgaagtatagctgacttacaatgctgtgctaatttctgctgtacggcaaagtggttcagttgtacacatatatatattctttttcatattcttttccattatggtttaacacagaatactgaatataattctctatgctacacagtaggaccttgttgtttatccattctatatataatagtttgcatctgctaatcccaaactcccaatccatccctccccctccacccttggcaaccacaagtctgttctgtatgtgagtctgttcctgtttcattgataggttcatttgtgtcatatttgattccacatataagtgatagtatgtggtatttgtctttctctgacttacttcactttgtacaataatctctaggtccatccatgttgctgaaaatggccttatttcattcttttttagggctgagaaatattccattgtgtatatataccacatcgaGAAGCTTGCATTTTAATAACGATAATaatcaattaaaaagtaaataatcaaTGAATCGAAAGGACAATCAACACGGCCTATTTAAAATTGTTTGCAAATGTTAACAAAATGTCATCCTCAGACTCACCAACTAAAACTTTAGCAGCTGGATTGTCCACaccaatgttttttaaaatagttgcaCCATCATTGGTTACCATAAGAGAAGCATCTCGTCCACTGCTTAACAGAATTTTGTCCTAAAAGGAACATATTTGGTTCAAGTTAAGATATAAGTACATCTGGAAGAACGCACAGATTCATCAGTACTCTCATATATTGCTAATGTGTAAATACTCTGGATGGTTATTTGGcagaatacatttaaattttttcattgcaTACACTCCCCCCAAAAGCAAACCTTGGTGTCCTAACCTTTGTCTACCCCTAAAGACagcagaagaacagagagaaatgaaCAAGGCTGTTCCGATACTGTAATAGCAAAAGCAATGAACGCAAACTAACGGTCCCTCACAATACAGTAATAAATACCAACTATAAAAGAAGCAAGATACAGAATACTATTTGACAGTGAGAGGAGGCAGTATATCTATTTATactgaaaggaattaaaaaagCCAAGCTACAGAAAAAGTACATACAAATAATATCTATCACATAACAAAACAATGTTATCTATTACAGggagaatatataaaataatatcttataatacataaaatacctGTAcatctacataaaaataaagacattggtTAGATTTATATCCAAATGGTAACAGTGTTTGCCACTGGGGAGGTGAGTGGCACTGGGGATAGTGATCGAAGGGGACTTTAGCCATATGGGTTCTGTTTTGATTTTCAGTAAGGAGTATATATCCATATCTTAACTTTTACAATTAACAGTTAAGTTTTAAAGACAACAAAGCATCCAAAAGAAGTTTTTATATCTCTAATGGCtctaaaacaacattaaaaaatttaaattgcctGTTTTTCTTACCATGCCCTTGGGTCCCAACGTGCTCTTTACCAAGTCTCCAATAGCAATGGCACCAACAAAAGAAGACTGGAATAAAAATCAGAGATGGTCAAAATCAACTTCacagtcttaaaattttttaaaaaccaaaaaaacgaCTGTATCTTTATAAGAATGAGATAAAATCTTACCAGACGAGCTGTCTCTGCTCTCTCTTCATCAGCTCCAGCCTTGAAGATATTAACAGGTGCAAGGGAAAGGGACgcctaaaaaagaaaaccaagactcAGTTTGAATACCAGTATTCTTTAACACATATACTTTGATGCCTTCCACTAGACTTACAAGTAGATACCTAAGAGAAAATTAATTTACAGCACAGGgtacttttttaaacaaatgaagcTCTCTATCATCGGAGCATTTATTTAAAGCGGAAGGAGGGACTTAGGTGACATTGCATTTTGGATCTCTAAGCGTTTCAGGAATAAAAATTCTACCCCAAAGAGATCGACTGTAAGTATGGCCAGACCAAAGATGGCAAAGATGATTTTAAACTAAGGATAAGGCAGGCAGGGGTGGTAGGCCACACGCGCGACAACGACCGCCAGGAGGACGAGGGGACGCTGCGGCCTCGCTGCCATCTTCGCCCTCTGGCcgctccaggccccgccccgagagggagggggaagcccGTCTCGCCGACCCGCCCGGTGCACTAGAAATTTCTTCGCTTGGGGTGAGCTCCGAGCCTCGAGGTTCTGGGGCTGTGGAGAGGGCGAGTCACAACAAGGTGCTGGCCTTCAGGCCCATGCCTCCCCTGTGGGCCCGGCGCAGGCCACACGCCGCGGCCTGCGCCACGTGCGGCGGGCACGGGGACAGACACAGGGAGCCCGCGGCGCTGGGATACAGATGAGGCAGCAGACGGCGGAGGACGGCCGAGTACGGCCGAGGACGGCGGGCCCTGGGCAAGGGCCTACAGGGCCAGACTCACCATGGTTCCGAGGAGTTCAGCACACACGACACCTCCTCACCACCTCGCGCCCCAGGCCTGAGGAAAGAGAGGCCGGAAGTAAGAGAGACCGGAAGTGACGCCACACGCTCTGCCGCAGGGGGCGGAGCCCCGGCCGGCGCGCCGCTCGCCCTGGCACCGcccttgggggaagggagggcacAGCGTTTGAGGGGAGCCCCGCGGTTCGGAAAAGCTGCCCGTCCCGCtggaggggcggggcctcggcTGGCGCTCCGCTCCCGTTGGAGGCACCCGCTGGGGACCAGGAAGGGGAGGGTTGGAGATTTTGCGTGAGGCCCGGAGGTTTGGAGTAGAGCTCACCAAGGTGGGAGGAACGCTGCGATGTGGGTGTTGCCATAGCAACGGAGTTCTTTCTCGcacgtttaatttttttcttatatttaacctttaaaaaaggTTGCTTTAAAGTACTACATGTACAGAATTTAAAGTGTTGTATACTAATGTAATAGAGGTGGGGCAGGCACGTGGCTGTTAGAGAGCCACTGGTAGCAGTCCCGCTCAGCCATTGGTTGACCTCGCAggggaccccacccccacccctttcaAGGTCCGCTAGCTTTGCGATTAAAGTCATTATTTCCTGCCCCAACAACTTGCCTCcagatttattggcctgttgtgcagcaAGCAGCGCGAGCTTGGGCTCAATAACACTAATAATGGAAAACATAATTCACCAACCACATTAATTCCTCTCCTCAGAAGCAACCACTCTCAactttttgagcttttttttttttttgcggtatgtgggcctctcactgttgtggcctctcccattgcagagcacaggctccggatgcacaggctcagcggccatggctcacgggcccagccgctccgcggcatgtgggatcttcccagaccggggcatgaacccgtgtcccctgcatcggcaggcggactctcaaccactgcaccaccagggaagcccttttagagctttttaaaacatttaccattatattcctaaataatattttattgctattttaattttaaacattatttattaagATGGAGGAAGACATATTTCCTTTACTGGATTGTAAAACGCTGTTCTCAATTGGGCTGTCCAGGACAAGGTCTTGTGAGCTCTGATGGAGACTTTTACTTTGTCCGGCTTGCTCACTTTCAGGAGGTTTTTTATTTCactcattctcccctccccccaacacacagttGTAGAGATGACTAATATCCTCTTACATAATGTCTTTGTAAAGAACAAAATCAATCCCAAATATTTCCGTTTGTTAAGAACAGTTTCTACTTTCTCTAAGTTGACCCCTAGGACATTTAAAGCAAAatttttgtacttaaaaaaaatgtttagttttgCATCTGatacctttttcttcctttgactAACTGATCTTTTAGCAAGCTCTTGGATTGTGGCAATTGTTAACATTGGTGggtgttttcaatttttaaaaaaaatatttggctgcgcctggtcttagttgcagcatgcgggatcttcgttgccacatgtgggatctttagttggagcatgcgaactct is part of the Phocoena sinus isolate mPhoSin1 chromosome 10, mPhoSin1.pri, whole genome shotgun sequence genome and encodes:
- the CCT2 gene encoding T-complex protein 1 subunit beta isoform X2, giving the protein MDKILLSSGRDASLMVTNDGATILKNIGVDNPAAKVLVDMSRVQDDEVGDGTTSVTVLAAELLREAESLIAKKIHPQTIIAGWREATKAARQALLNSAVDHGSDEVKFRQDLMNIAGTTLSSKLLTHHKDHFTKLAVEAVLRLKGSGNLEAIHVIKKLGGSMVDSYLDEGFLLDKKIGVNQPKRIENAKILIANTGMDTDKIKIFGSRVRVDSTAKVAEIEHAEKEKMKEKVERILKHGINCFINRQLIYNYPEQLFGAAGVMAIEHADFAGVERLALVTGGEIASTFDHPELVKLGSCKLIEEVMIGEDKLIHFSGVALGEACTIVLRGATQQILDEAERSLHDALCVLAQTVKDSRTVYGGGCSEMLMAHAVTQLASRTPGKEAVAMESYAKALRMLPTIIADNAGYDSADLVAQLRAAHSEGNTTAGLDMKEGTIGDMAMLGITESFQVKRQVLLSAAEAAEVILRVDNIIKAAPRKRVPDHLPC
- the CCT2 gene encoding T-complex protein 1 subunit beta isoform X1; translation: MASLSLAPVNIFKAGADEERAETARLSSFVGAIAIGDLVKSTLGPKGMDKILLSSGRDASLMVTNDGATILKNIGVDNPAAKVLVDMSRVQDDEVGDGTTSVTVLAAELLREAESLIAKKIHPQTIIAGWREATKAARQALLNSAVDHGSDEVKFRQDLMNIAGTTLSSKLLTHHKDHFTKLAVEAVLRLKGSGNLEAIHVIKKLGGSMVDSYLDEGFLLDKKIGVNQPKRIENAKILIANTGMDTDKIKIFGSRVRVDSTAKVAEIEHAEKEKMKEKVERILKHGINCFINRQLIYNYPEQLFGAAGVMAIEHADFAGVERLALVTGGEIASTFDHPELVKLGSCKLIEEVMIGEDKLIHFSGVALGEACTIVLRGATQQILDEAERSLHDALCVLAQTVKDSRTVYGGGCSEMLMAHAVTQLASRTPGKEAVAMESYAKALRMLPTIIADNAGYDSADLVAQLRAAHSEGNTTAGLDMKEGTIGDMAMLGITESFQVKRQVLLSAAEAAEVILRVDNIIKAAPRKRVPDHLPC